CTGCTTCTACCACCATCCAGCCTTTGTAGCCGAAATCGTCGAGGATTTTAAACACCGGCTGGAAATCAATCACCCCATCGCCAGGTACGGTAAAGGTGCCTTTCTTCACGCCATCGAGGAACGACAACGAATTCGCACGCACTTCTGCCACCACGCTGTCGCGCACATCTTTCAGGTGCACATGGAAAATACGCGGCAGGTATTTGGTCAGCACATCCAGCATCGCCTGTTGTGAACCTTCCGAGTAGTAAATGTGGCCGGTGTCGTACAGCAGGCCAACGTTGTCGTTGGTTGACTCCATAAAGCGGTCGATTTCCGCCGGGGTCTGAATCGCCGTGCCCATATGGTGATGCAGGCTGACGCGCATCCCTTTCTGTGCCGCAATCTCCGCCAGCTCGTTGTAGCCTTCTACCGTCAGACGCCACTCTTCATCAGTGAAAATCGGTTTCTGCTCCAGCACTGGCAGCGTGGTACCCTGGATACTTTTGCTTTGTTCCGAGCAACCAATGACTCGCGCGCCCATCGCATGCAGGAAATTCATGTGATTGGTGAATTCGTCGATGGTTTTCGCTTTATCACCTTGGGCGAAGAAGGTGCTGAACCAGGCATTGCAGATCTGGATGCCGCGAATATCCAGCATCGGTTTCAGCACCGCCGGATCGCGCGGGTATTTGCTGCCGACTTCGCTGCCGGTAAAGCCCGCCAGGGCCATTTCGCTCACCGTCTGCTGGAAGGTGTTTTCACTGCCCAGTTCCGGCATGTCGTCGTTGGTCCAGCCGATTGGCGCAATCGCCAGCTTCACATTCTCTTTGTTCATGGCAAGCCCCGATTATTTGTTGTAGAAAGTCGGACGCGGTGGCATTTCAACCGCTTCGATAGCACCGCTGTTCTGCGCTTTCAGGCAGGCATCCGCCGCCACTGAGGCCGCAAAACCATCCCAGGCTGAAGGCCCGGTCAACTGGCCGGCTTTCACATCATTGATAAACGCCTGCAATTCCACGTCGTAAGCTTCGATAAAGCGATCTTTCCAGTCGGTGAGAATGGCGTTGCCGAGACGGGCGTTTTTACGCATCTGAATGGCGGAAGGCTCCGGCAGTTTCGCGATGCCCTCTTCCCCCACCACTTCACACTGGATGTCGTAGCCATACGCACAGTTCACGAAGATCTCCACATCAATGCGGATGCCTTTCTGCGTTTCAAACAGCACGATCTGCGGATCTTTCAGCTTCGCATGGGACTTAGAGGTGACGCGCGGGAACACCACCTGCACGCTTTTGTAATCGTCTTCCGTCAGCCAGCGCAGGACGTCCAGCTCGTGAATCAGGGTATTGGTGATGGCCATATCCGTGGTGTAGTTCTCACCGACGCTCTGGTTGCGGTGCGCGCAGTGCAGCATCAGCGGTTCGCCGATTTCACCGTCAGTGATGACCTTTTTCAGGGCGCGGTAACCGGCATCATACGGACGCATAAACCCGACCTGTACCAGACGTTTACCGTGTTTGATTTCTGCATCGACAATACGACGGCAACCTTCAGCACTCAGTGCCAGTGGCTTTTCACAGAACACCGGTTTGCCCGCTGCAATCGCCGCCAGGGTAAACTCTTCGTGCGTCGGGTCCCACGAGGTCACCAGCACCGCATCGACTTCTGGTGAGTTGATCACCTGATGTCCGTCCTGATACACCTCCGCAGCGATATTCAGACGTTGCAGCGCGGCACGCGCCCCTTCCACATTAATATCTGAAACCGCCACCACCTTCGCCCCTTGCAGCACATTGTTGCAGCGGCGGATATGTTCCTGGCCAATGGCACCGGCACCGATAACACCGAGTTTGAGCGTCATAATTACACCTGTAGAGTCGGATAAGGGTTAATAAAGGCCGGAGAAATCCGGCCTGAAGATCAGTACTTACGCGCCTGTTCGATATGCGCGTTAAGGTTGTCAGCCACTTGCTGTGTGCGCTCGGAGGTTGAGGCTTGCGCCACCCCGACGTGCCACCAGCTGAAGTATTTGTGCACCATGGTTTTGGGCAGCACTTTAATATCGATAAGGGTTGAAACCGTCTGCTGCTGCGCATCGGCCAGTGCCGCCTTCAGCTGATCGAGGGTGGTGACGCGATAGGTTTTGCAACCGTAACCACCGGCAATCGCCGCAAAATCCACCGGGACGAAACCGCCATCCAGCTTGCCGCCTTCCGGGTTACGGAAACGGAACTCGGTGGTGAAGCTGTCCATCCCGTGCTCCATTTGCAGGTTGTTGATACAACCGTTGGTCATGTTATCCAGCAGGATGACGTTGATTTTCGCCCCCTCCTGAATCGAGGTGACCAGCTCGGAATGCAGCATCATGAAAGATCCGTCACCCACCATGGCGTAGACTTCACGCTGCGGCTGGGCCAGCTTCACACCCAGCGCCGCATTCACCTCGTACCCCATGCAGGAGTAGCCATATTCAACGTGGTACGAGTTGTAATCTTTGGTGCGCCACACGCGTTGCAGGTCGCCCGGCAGACTGCCCGCGGCCGCAACAATCACCGCATCCTTTGGGAGCTGCTCGTTTAAGGTGCCCAGCACGCTGCTCTGCGTCAGTACCGACTGCGTCAGGCGCTGGAACTCCGCAAACAGCGCTTCACGGTCGATATGGTCGGCGATTTCCGGGATGAAATCGTCGGTGTTATAGGTGGCGGCATACACGCGCTGGGTCTCTTTCAGCAGCTTGCTCTGCGCCTGGTCGATCTGACCGCCCCAGTGGTTTTCAAAGCCCTGTAAACCCTGCTCCAGCGCGGTCAAGGCTTCACGTGCATCCGCCAGCAGTTGCACCGCATCGAGCTTGTAGCTGTCAAAGTTGTTGACGTTGATGTTGAGATAGCTGACGTCCGGGTTCTGGAAAATCCATTTTGAGGCCGTGGTGAAGTCGGTATAGCGCGTCCCCACGCCAATCACTAAATCGGCCTCTTTCGCCAACAGGTTAGCCGCCAGGCAGCCGGTCTCACCGACACCGCCGACGTTCAGCGGATGATCCGAAATGATGGTGCCTTTTCCCGCCTGGGTTTCAGCAAACGGAATATTGAAACGCTCGGCAAACTGGCGCAGCGCTTCACCTGCTTCGGAATATTTCACGCCACCACCACAGACAATCAGCGGCTTATGTTTACGTGCAATCAGGGCCAGTGCATCTTCCAACTGGGCCGCAACAGGCAGGCGGCGGTCCAGACGATGTACGCGTTTCTGGAAGAAATATTCCGGGAAGTCCCAGGCTTCACCCTGCACATCCTGCGGCAGCGAGATGGTCACCGCGCCGGTTTCTGCCGGATCGGTCAACACGCGCAGTGCGTTAATACAGGCGGTCATCAGCTGTTCCGGGCGACTGACGCGATCCCAGTATTTGCTGACGGCGCGGAAGGCATCGTTGGTGCTGATGCTGAGATCGTGACTTTGCTCGATCTGTTGCAGTACCGGATCCGGCTGACGCGTGGCGAACACATCGCCCGGTAACAGCAATAAAGGAATACGGTTGGCGGTGGCGGTCGCGGCGGCCGTGATCATATTTGCGGCACCGGGTCCGACTGAAGACGTACAGGCGATGATCTGACGGCGCAGCGACTGCTTGGCAAAACCGAT
The DNA window shown above is from Pantoea sp. At-9b and carries:
- the iolE gene encoding myo-inosose-2 dehydratase, producing the protein MNKENVKLAIAPIGWTNDDMPELGSENTFQQTVSEMALAGFTGSEVGSKYPRDPAVLKPMLDIRGIQICNAWFSTFFAQGDKAKTIDEFTNHMNFLHAMGARVIGCSEQSKSIQGTTLPVLEQKPIFTDEEWRLTVEGYNELAEIAAQKGMRVSLHHHMGTAIQTPAEIDRFMESTNDNVGLLYDTGHIYYSEGSQQAMLDVLTKYLPRIFHVHLKDVRDSVVAEVRANSLSFLDGVKKGTFTVPGDGVIDFQPVFKILDDFGYKGWMVVEAEQDPALANPFEYAVKARKYIREQTGL
- a CDS encoding Gfo/Idh/MocA family protein, which translates into the protein MTLKLGVIGAGAIGQEHIRRCNNVLQGAKVVAVSDINVEGARAALQRLNIAAEVYQDGHQVINSPEVDAVLVTSWDPTHEEFTLAAIAAGKPVFCEKPLALSAEGCRRIVDAEIKHGKRLVQVGFMRPYDAGYRALKKVITDGEIGEPLMLHCAHRNQSVGENYTTDMAITNTLIHELDVLRWLTEDDYKSVQVVFPRVTSKSHAKLKDPQIVLFETQKGIRIDVEIFVNCAYGYDIQCEVVGEEGIAKLPEPSAIQMRKNARLGNAILTDWKDRFIEAYDVELQAFINDVKAGQLTGPSAWDGFAASVAADACLKAQNSGAIEAVEMPPRPTFYNK
- the iolD gene encoding 3D-(3,5/4)-trihydroxycyclohexane-1,2-dione acylhydrolase (decyclizing) — translated: MGTIRLTTAQALVKFLDNQYLNVDGVETKFVKGIFAIFGHGNVLGLGQALEQDSGDLVVHQGRNEQGMAHAAIGFAKQSLRRQIIACTSSVGPGAANMITAAATATANRIPLLLLPGDVFATRQPDPVLQQIEQSHDLSISTNDAFRAVSKYWDRVSRPEQLMTACINALRVLTDPAETGAVTISLPQDVQGEAWDFPEYFFQKRVHRLDRRLPVAAQLEDALALIARKHKPLIVCGGGVKYSEAGEALRQFAERFNIPFAETQAGKGTIISDHPLNVGGVGETGCLAANLLAKEADLVIGVGTRYTDFTTASKWIFQNPDVSYLNINVNNFDSYKLDAVQLLADAREALTALEQGLQGFENHWGGQIDQAQSKLLKETQRVYAATYNTDDFIPEIADHIDREALFAEFQRLTQSVLTQSSVLGTLNEQLPKDAVIVAAAGSLPGDLQRVWRTKDYNSYHVEYGYSCMGYEVNAALGVKLAQPQREVYAMVGDGSFMMLHSELVTSIQEGAKINVILLDNMTNGCINNLQMEHGMDSFTTEFRFRNPEGGKLDGGFVPVDFAAIAGGYGCKTYRVTTLDQLKAALADAQQQTVSTLIDIKVLPKTMVHKYFSWWHVGVAQASTSERTQQVADNLNAHIEQARKY